The Microbulbifer sp. YPW1 genome contains the following window.
GGTAATCACGAAGCCGCCTACATGCTGTGACAGGTGCCGTGGGAAGCCGTAGATCTGTTCGAGCAGGGTGGGAAGCATTCTGCCCGCGGTGCCATCCGCAGGAATACCGGCCCTTTGCATCTGCTGCGGGAAGTCCTCCAGGGTATCCCACCAGGCGCGCCCGCCCTGGAGGCGTTCGATGGTTGCCGCCCCCAGGCCAAGCGCCTTGCCGATATCCCGCAAGGCACTCTTGAACCGGTAGGTGATTTTTGTTGCCGCGAGCCCGGCCCGTTCCCGGCCGTATTTCCGGTAAATGTATTGAATGATTTCCTCGCGTCGCTCGTGTTCAAAATCGACATCGATATCCGGCGGCTCGTTGCGTTCGCGGGAGATAAACCGCTCGAACAGCAGGCCGATTTTGTGCGGGTCGATCTCGGTAATAAACAGGCAATAACACACCACGGAGTTGGCCGCCGAGCCGCGTCCCTGATAGAGGATATGCTGGTCGCGAGCGTGCTGCACGATATCGTAAATCGTCAGGAAATAGTGCTCGTATTTGAGTTCGGCAATCAACGCCAGTTCGGTTTCGATCTGCTGGCGGATGTGTGCCTGCGGCCCTTCGGGCCAGCGTTTTGCGCTGCCGGTTTCGACCAGCTCGCGTAGATATTCACTGGCGCCCTTGCCCGCGGCGAGGACCTCTGAGGGATACTGGTATTGCAGTTCCCTGAGACTGAAAGTGCATTCGCTACTGATCTTCAGTGTGTTTTGTATGGCCTCCTGTGGATAGAGCGCGGCAATTTCTGGCAGGGTGCGCAGATAGCGCTCCGCATTCTGTTGCAGGCGATAGCCGAGCTGTTCCAGCGTGCAGTTATGGAAGTTGGCATTGAGCACATCCTGGAGCGGTTTGCGGCTCCGGTTGTGCATCAGCACCGCATTGGTGGCCACGATGGGTAATTGCTGGGACTCGGCAAATGCGAGCAAGCGCTGTAGTTGCCGGTTTTCCCCGGGTAACAGCTGGTGGTTGAGGGCGATGTACAGGCGCTTGCCGAAATGCTGTTTCAGCGCGGCGGGTATTTCCAGCGTGGCATCTCCCGGAAGCCACAGGCAGAGAGCGTGCCTGCAGAAGCGGACAATATCCTGAAGGAAGGTCTGGTACTGGCCTTTTTCGGCGCGCAGGCGCGAGGTGGAAATCAGCTGGCAGATTTCACTGTAGGCCGTTTTGTCGGGGGCGAGTAAAACCAGCTCCTGTCGATCCTGCGGCAGGCGGAACAAACTGCCGCAGATCAGCTGCAGGCGGCTGCCCGTGGCCCTGAGTTTTTCCAGCTCTGCATAGGCGCGCACCACGCCGGCCATGGAGCACTCGTCGGTGATGGCGATGGCACTGTAGCCGAGTTGATCAGCGGTACTGACCAGTTCCTGCGGGTGGGAAGCGCCCTGGAGAAACGAGAAATTACTCTGGCAGAAAAGTTCTGCGTACTGCATGCAAAGTGTTGTGGCTGTGGGGTATTGGTACGGTATTTATCGGGGCGATCAGGAGTACACGCCGTGCAGGAACCAGTCCTCCGAAGTCAGGTCCTGATAGACCCAGTACAGGCTGCCCTGATCGCTGCGGGCGATGTAGTAGTCGCGGGCGTGACGGCGGTGTTGCCACCAGTAACCGTCGATGCGTTCGGGCCCCTGTAGCAATTGCAGCTCGCCGTCGTAAAACAGTTTGTGATTGCGCTGTTGCACCCTGTCTGGCCGGGGGAGCAGCCAGCTGGGGCGGGGGGCATTGATCGGGTTCAGCTGATGGCCTCGGGGTCTGCTCTGCAGGCTGAGGCTGTCCGCGCTGCTCCAGGCCTGCTCCGGCAGGTAGCTTTCCTGCAGGGTCACCCCGGACAGCGCCTGGTGCCCGAGCCGGGCCTTGAGCTTGTCGATCAGTTGATAGCTGTCGTGTGGGTTGCTGCCTTCGTCAAAGAAATCTTCGCGCAGGCTCTGGGCCTCCAGTGAGCGCAGCTGCTGGCATTTGAGTGCCAGGGCCTGAACCGGCTCCCGCAGCTCCACGCGCTCCAGTTGCAGCTTGGTGAGGGCGATCAGCCGCTGTGGATCGAGTTGCGGGCGTGAGATTTCCACATTGACCTCCTGGCTGCCCCGGCTGCCGTAATCGAGAACCCAGCGCAGTTGCTGGCTGTAGAGCTGGCGGCGCTGGAGTTGCCGGCAGAGTTCCCGTACCAGGCGCCCGGCGGGGAACAGCAGTTGCTCGCTGTTATCCAGCGGGCTGGAAAAAAAGAGTTCGCTGTGAAATTCCGGCGGTGGCTGGTAGCTGGGTACCGGGTCCGGACGGGTGCCATTGAGTCGGGCGAGGTAATCGATAAAGCCACGGCCGAAGCGATTGCCCACCTCCGACAGCGGGATAGCGAGCAGCTGACTGACGCGCTTGATGCCACTGGCATAGAGCTTGGCAATGGCCTTGTTGTTGCAATCGAGCAGTTTGCTGGGGGCAAAACTTATCCACTGACGCCATTGCTGCGGTGTGGCGGCGGCCCGGGCCTCTGCCAGCCACTGGCGGTGTTCCGGCAGCTGGCTGAGCAGGTGCGCGGCGCTGGGGCTGTGGCCCAGTCCCATGACATGCTGGATCCGCATCTTGTGCAGTTCCTTGCGCAATTGTTGCAACAGGGGCGCCAGGCCTCCGCTGGCCTTGAGGCTGCCACTCAACTCCAGAAACAGGCAGGCGGTATCGTCGCCCGGTGTTGCCTGCGCATGGCCGTTTTTGTCGGAAACACCGCCGCGGGGGGAAACCACCGGGGTAAAGCTGTAGCCCCACTGGGCCAGCTGCTGCAACAGCTGGGATTCCCGCTCCCGGTCGCGCTCCAGTAACTCCAGGGCCGGGCAGTAGGCGCAGGCGGTGGGAATGGTGAGGCCCGCGCAGACATTGTGGGTGCGGGCGGCAGCATTGGCAGCCTGGATCAGGTTGCCCTGGGAAACGGCAACCGGGGTCTGGTCTCCGGCCCGGTGGGCACGGGTTAGCGCTTCCAGGGGGAGCTGTGGGAACTGGATGCAGAGCCAGAGCATGGGAAAACCTCCTCTCCGTTACAGAAACCGGATGGGTGTCTGAATCAGTGCAGTGGCTGGTCGCGGCGGACCAGATCCGGGCTGCGGGCCAGGTGCAGCCGCTGGCCGGATTTACCGTTGAGCTGCTTCAGCAGGTGCAGCACCAGCTGTTCCCCGTCGCTCTGCAGTTTCAGCCTGAGAGTGGCGGGTGAGGGGGTGTCGGCACTGGAGCCGGGGCGGAAGTGGAAGTGCAGGCAGTCGCCATCGCGGGCGGCAACCTGCAGGCGGCGCAGGTCCTTGTCTGCCGGGGATTCCTTGCCCTGCCAGTTCACCAGGACACCGCAGGCACCAGATTGCAGCGACTGTTCCGCCGCCCACAATTGATCGCGCTGACCTCTGGGGTGGAGGATAAGCAGTTTCTCCAGCTGGATACCGGCCTGCACCAGTGCCGGTGCGTAGGGAACATGCGGCGGGTTGATCAATATCACCATCCGCCCCTGCTGGGTCAGTTGTGCGAGAGTGGGGAGTATCAGCGACATCTCACCGATACCGGCTTTATCCACCAGCAGCTCGGTGGTGGCGGCACGGGGCCAGCCGTGGTTGGCGAGCAGGGCATCCAGGCCGCGGTAGCCACTGGCAATACCCGTACGGGGCTGTCGCTGGCGATTGGCCAGCTGCCATATATCCGGGCGTGTCAGCAGCTGTCGCAGGGGCTGATTGTCGGCCTGGTCACTTAACTGCTTGTTTTGCATGAAGTTTTCGGCGCTGTTCACGATTGGCTTGCTCCACTCGGGCTGTCTGGCTGTGTTTGACTGGTTATCTATACAGTATCTACTGGCAATTTATACAGTAGTTGTTTGGGGGCAGCAAGAGGGACAGCAGTGTTACTGGCACTTTTTTGAACAGGGCAAACCGGCTATGATTCGGCCTCTTTTTTATGACCAGTCATTTACAGCAATCGAGGGGGCAGGGTGAGCATCAAATCCGATAAGTGGATTCGCCGTATGGCAGAGAACGAGGGCATGATCGAGCCCTTCGAGCCGGGCCAGGTCCGTCACGGTACCTCCGGTGATCGCCTGATCTCCTACGGTACTTCCAGCTACGGTTACGACGTGCGCTGTGCCAACGAATTCAAGATCTTCACCAATGTGCACTCCGCCACCGTGGACCCCAAGGCGTTTGACGAAGACAGCTTTGTGGATGTGCAGGGCGACTACTGCGTAATCCCGCCCAACTCTTTTGCCCTGGCGCGCACTGTTGAGTACTTCCGCATCCCGCGTTCGGTACTGACCATCTGTCTGGGCAAGTCCACCTATGCCCGCTGTGGCATCATCGTCAACGTGACGCCGCTGGAGCCGGAATGGGAAGGCCACGTAACCCTGGAATTCTCCAATACCACCAACCTGCCAGCCAAGATCTACGCTAATGAAGGTGTGGCGCAGATGCTGTTCTTCGAGTCTGATGAGATCTGCGACGTGTCCTACAAGGATCGCGGCGGCAAATACCAGGGCCAGCGCGGCGTGACACTGCCCAAGACCTGATCGTTCTATTCTGAAATTTTTTTGCCATGACTGATTTTCCCGCCCAGACCGATGTGCTGATCATCGGTGCCGGTGCCGCCGGCCTGATGTGTGCGGCGGTGGCGGGCAAGCGTGGCCGCAGCGTGCTGGTGCTGGACCACGCCAACAAGGTCGGCAAAAAAATCCTGATGTCCGGCGGCGGCCGCTGCAATTTCACCAACCTGTACACGGCGCCGGACAACTTCTACGGCGAAAACCCGCACTTCTGTAAGTCCGCCCTGGCCCGCTACACCCAGTGGGACTTCATTGCGTTGGTGGAAAAGCACGGAATTCCCTACCACGAGAAAACCCTCGGCCAGCTGTTCTGCGATAACAAGTCCCGCGACATTGTCGACCTGCTGCTGGCAGAGTGTCGCGAAGCCAGAGCGCAGATTCGTACCCGCTGTGAAATCCAGCGTATCGAACCGCTCGAGCCAAAAGGTTTTGAGGTACATACCTCGCTTGGAAAAGTGATGTGTGAATCCCTGGTGATCGCGACCGGCGGCCTGTCGATTCCCACCATGGGGGCGACCGGGTTTGGCTATGAGGTTGCCCGTCAGTTTGGTCACAACATCATTCCCACCCGCGCGGCGCTGGTTCCCTTTACCCTGAACAAGCGCGCACTGGCGCGCCAGCAGGAGTTGCCGGGGACCTCTCTGGCCGTCAATGTCAGCTGCGATCAGGGACATTTTCACGAGCACATGCTGTTTACCCACAAGGGACTGAGTGGCCCTGCGGTATTGCAGATTTCCAGCCACTGGCGCGAGGGGAAAGCGGTAGAGTTCGATCTGGCCCCGGGACTGGATCTGGCCCAATGGCTGGGGGAGCAGCGCGGTAAAAAACCGGAAAGCTATCTGCACACGGTACTGGCAGAGCTCTGGAGTAAAAAACTGGTGCAGTTTTTCCTGCAGCAGAATGATATCCCGAGCAAGCCATTCAAGCAGTATAGCGAGAGTGAAATTAGCGCGCTCGGCGAGCAGCTGCAGGCATGGCGACTGATTCCAGAGGGCACTGAAGGTTACCGCACCGCGGAGGTGACCCTGGGTGGAGTGGATACCAACGAGGTTTCCTCCCGCACTATGGAGAGCCAGAAACAGGCAGGACTGTACTTTATTGGTGAAGTACTGGATGTGACCGGCTGGCTCGGCGGCTTCAACTTTCAGTGGGCCTGGGCATCAGCTCATGCTGCTGGTGGTGAGGCTTAACGTCCCCCCCCTCCCAAGAAATATCTTCCTCATACCCTCCGCCAAGTGCTTTTTCTCGGACGCAAATTCCCTCGGTACGCTTTGTATAAAAAATGCCCGCCTGTAAATCGACGTTCGCAGACCATGCCAATGCATAAAAGCCTGTACTACTAAATGTGCCTGGTGCGCCCACTAGCCGATCGGCATTATTGTTAACAATTTACTGTTGACACTGAAGGCGCGGAGTTGCAGGATGGCTCCAGTAGCCATGTGACTGTGCCTATAGCATTTACATGACTGCGTGGACGGTTCAAGTCAATAACGAATAAAGGCTCGGAACTCGGTCGCCTATCATCGATGGGTAGGCGTGTGGTTCGAGCGTCGAGCCTCCAGATGGAGAGAGAGCATCCATGCCTATTAATAGCAAGCGCTTTACCCTGAGCGCCTTGTCCGCCGCTGTGATTTCCGCAGCTTCTGTTGGCGTTTATGCCCAGGAAGCAGGTAGCAGCACGCTGGAAGAAATCACGGTGACCGGCATCCGCCAGTCGCTGACAAATGCAATGGACATCAAGCGCGATTCCGCCGGTGTTGTGGACGCGATTTCTGCCGAAGATATCGGCAAGTTTCCCGATACCAATTTGGCGGAATCCCTGCAGCGCATTACCGGTGTATCCATTGACCGCAGCAATAACGAAGGTAATAAGGTTACCGTGCGCGGCTTTGGCCCCAACTTTAACCTGGTGACCTTGAATGGTCGCCAGATGCCAAACTCCTCCGCGCTGCAGTCCGAGGGTATTACCCGTAGCTTCAAGTTCGCTGAAATTTCCGCGGAAAGTGTAAGCGGTGTTGAGGTGTACAAAACCGGTAAAGCCGATGTGTATTCCGGGGGTATTGGTTCCACCATCAACATCAAGACTGCACGTCCATTCGATCACGACGGCTTTGTTGCCAGCGCGAGTGTGAAGGGCGTGATGGATACCAGCGTTGAGAAGGGCGATACCGTAACCCCAGAAATCGCCAGTATGGTGAGCAGCACTTTCTTCGATGGTAAATTCGGTGTACTGGTCGCGGTGTCTCACGCAGAGCGTGACAGCCGCAGCGAGTCAGTAAACACCCAAGCCTGGGTTCCGAACTACGGTGTAGCGGATACCTCAGCCATCGATCGCTCAAAAAACCCGGAAGGTACCTACTGGGCGCCTTGGACTTTTGACGTGGACGCTTCTGACCATCAGCGCGAGCGCCAGAATGGACAGCTGGTATTGCAATTCGCGCCTGTGGATAACGTGACTGCAACGCTGGACTATACCGCTTCCCGCTATGATGAGCAGGTCTCCATGAACCGCACCAGCGTGTGGTTTGACACCTCTGCTGGTGTTACTGACAGCAACGGTACTGTCATCAATCCCAGCGTACAAAATGATGAGCTGAATTTTTGGGCCTGGAATTACCAGTTTGTTACTGAAAACGATTCCGTGGGCCTGAATGTAGAGTGGGCTGCAACCGACTCTCTGAGCTTCGGCTTGGATGTACACGACTCGACTTCCCACTCTCAGCCAGGTGGTATTCCCGCAGAAACCATTGCCAATACCAGGAACCCGGGCAAGTTGGTGAATGTTGAAGCGGACTTTTCTAGCGGCAGTGGCCTGCCCGGAATCAGCTTTGACGATTCCGCTCTCGCAGGTGGTGCTTTTGCTCCGGAAAATATTGTTTCCGATCTATTCCAGGAGCGTGGTCTCGAAATCGAGAACAGCATCCAGCAAATTCAGCTTGATGGAACCTGGGAAAACCTGGATGACGGTGCACTTAAAACCATCAAGTTCGGTATCGCCAGTACCGATTATCGGGTAGATGCCTATGACAGTCAGTCTTTCGCATTCGTAGATCTGGGCGATCTGGCATCTTTGGGAATCGACTTCGAACAGCGAGGCGATTTCGGCGATCAGATGGGAAGTAACAGTGGCTTGTTCCCGCTACTGGCTGATTACGAAGCGTCCGACTTTATCGATGCAGTGAAGGCGAGTGGTCAGTACTTCCAGGCTACCCCGACCTTTGACAAGGTTACTGAAGAGACGCTGGCTGCCTTCGTCACTGCGGACTTTGAAACCGAGTTCAATGGCTATCCAGTTCGGCTGAACGCGGGCGTGCGTTTTGAGGATACCGAAGTGACCGGTACTTCCATTCAAAACGGCATCCTCGGATTGAGCTTCTGGCACGACGAGGAGCTGCGTGAAATCAATGACGATACGCCCAGTGCCGATACACTTGACGGGGATTACACGCGCTTCCTACCGAACCTGGATGCGAGCATCAGTCTGACCGAAGAACTGGTGGCGCGTGCATCTTTCAGTCGTACCCTGAGTCGCGCCGATATCTCTGCGATGTTCCCGTCTACTTCTCTGGATGTGTCCCGTCCGGGTGGTCCGTTCAACGCCTCCCAGGGTAATCCGGGTTTGTTGCCGATTACCTCTGATAACTTTGACCTGTCGGTGGAGTACTACTACGCAGAGGGCAGCTACGCATCTGTAGGTTACTTCAAGAAATACGTTGAGAACTTCATCGGTGCGACCACCGAAGAGCGTGTGATCTACGACGTAAATGGCAACCCGATCACCGACCCGAGTATCAACCCGCGTCCGGGATGCCCGGATTCTACCGGTAGTAACCCGGCGTGTTTCGGTAATGCCAATGACCCGGTTATAACCTGGAATGTGGGTACTCCCGGTAACCAGGAGAATGCGGAAGTCTACGGTTGGGAATTTGCCGTTCAGCACATGTTTGGGGAGACCGGGTTTGGTGCAATCTTCAATGCGACGTTGGTAGATGGCGACGTAGAATACGATGTCTACAGCAGTGACAATGTCTTTGCGCTGACGGGTATGAGTGACT
Protein-coding sequences here:
- a CDS encoding DNA polymerase Y family protein is translated as MLWLCIQFPQLPLEALTRAHRAGDQTPVAVSQGNLIQAANAAARTHNVCAGLTIPTACAYCPALELLERDRERESQLLQQLAQWGYSFTPVVSPRGGVSDKNGHAQATPGDDTACLFLELSGSLKASGGLAPLLQQLRKELHKMRIQHVMGLGHSPSAAHLLSQLPEHRQWLAEARAAATPQQWRQWISFAPSKLLDCNNKAIAKLYASGIKRVSQLLAIPLSEVGNRFGRGFIDYLARLNGTRPDPVPSYQPPPEFHSELFFSSPLDNSEQLLFPAGRLVRELCRQLQRRQLYSQQLRWVLDYGSRGSQEVNVEISRPQLDPQRLIALTKLQLERVELREPVQALALKCQQLRSLEAQSLREDFFDEGSNPHDSYQLIDKLKARLGHQALSGVTLQESYLPEQAWSSADSLSLQSRPRGHQLNPINAPRPSWLLPRPDRVQQRNHKLFYDGELQLLQGPERIDGYWWQHRRHARDYYIARSDQGSLYWVYQDLTSEDWFLHGVYS
- the imuA gene encoding translesion DNA synthesis-associated protein ImuA, whose product is MNSAENFMQNKQLSDQADNQPLRQLLTRPDIWQLANRQRQPRTGIASGYRGLDALLANHGWPRAATTELLVDKAGIGEMSLILPTLAQLTQQGRMVILINPPHVPYAPALVQAGIQLEKLLILHPRGQRDQLWAAEQSLQSGACGVLVNWQGKESPADKDLRRLQVAARDGDCLHFHFRPGSSADTPSPATLRLKLQSDGEQLVLHLLKQLNGKSGQRLHLARSPDLVRRDQPLH
- the dcd gene encoding dCTP deaminase, with protein sequence MSIKSDKWIRRMAENEGMIEPFEPGQVRHGTSGDRLISYGTSSYGYDVRCANEFKIFTNVHSATVDPKAFDEDSFVDVQGDYCVIPPNSFALARTVEYFRIPRSVLTICLGKSTYARCGIIVNVTPLEPEWEGHVTLEFSNTTNLPAKIYANEGVAQMLFFESDEICDVSYKDRGGKYQGQRGVTLPKT
- a CDS encoding NAD(P)/FAD-dependent oxidoreductase codes for the protein MTDFPAQTDVLIIGAGAAGLMCAAVAGKRGRSVLVLDHANKVGKKILMSGGGRCNFTNLYTAPDNFYGENPHFCKSALARYTQWDFIALVEKHGIPYHEKTLGQLFCDNKSRDIVDLLLAECREARAQIRTRCEIQRIEPLEPKGFEVHTSLGKVMCESLVIATGGLSIPTMGATGFGYEVARQFGHNIIPTRAALVPFTLNKRALARQQELPGTSLAVNVSCDQGHFHEHMLFTHKGLSGPAVLQISSHWREGKAVEFDLAPGLDLAQWLGEQRGKKPESYLHTVLAELWSKKLVQFFLQQNDIPSKPFKQYSESEISALGEQLQAWRLIPEGTEGYRTAEVTLGGVDTNEVSSRTMESQKQAGLYFIGEVLDVTGWLGGFNFQWAWASAHAAGGEA
- a CDS encoding TonB-dependent receptor, with the protein product MPINSKRFTLSALSAAVISAASVGVYAQEAGSSTLEEITVTGIRQSLTNAMDIKRDSAGVVDAISAEDIGKFPDTNLAESLQRITGVSIDRSNNEGNKVTVRGFGPNFNLVTLNGRQMPNSSALQSEGITRSFKFAEISAESVSGVEVYKTGKADVYSGGIGSTINIKTARPFDHDGFVASASVKGVMDTSVEKGDTVTPEIASMVSSTFFDGKFGVLVAVSHAERDSRSESVNTQAWVPNYGVADTSAIDRSKNPEGTYWAPWTFDVDASDHQRERQNGQLVLQFAPVDNVTATLDYTASRYDEQVSMNRTSVWFDTSAGVTDSNGTVINPSVQNDELNFWAWNYQFVTENDSVGLNVEWAATDSLSFGLDVHDSTSHSQPGGIPAETIANTRNPGKLVNVEADFSSGSGLPGISFDDSALAGGAFAPENIVSDLFQERGLEIENSIQQIQLDGTWENLDDGALKTIKFGIASTDYRVDAYDSQSFAFVDLGDLASLGIDFEQRGDFGDQMGSNSGLFPLLADYEASDFIDAVKASGQYFQATPTFDKVTEETLAAFVTADFETEFNGYPVRLNAGVRFEDTEVTGTSIQNGILGLSFWHDEELREINDDTPSADTLDGDYTRFLPNLDASISLTEELVARASFSRTLSRADISAMFPSTSLDVSRPGGPFNASQGNPGLLPITSDNFDLSVEYYYAEGSYASVGYFKKYVENFIGATTEERVIYDVNGNPITDPSINPRPGCPDSTGSNPACFGNANDPVITWNVGTPGNQENAEVYGWEFAVQHMFGETGFGAIFNATLVDGDVEYDVYSSDNVFALTGMSDSANLIGFYEKDAFQARLAYNWRDDFLLATRQSQIGGQPVFNEAYGQWDLNASYDVTEDVSVFVEGLNLTEETIRRHGRFSNQLVSAQQYGARYNIGVRARF